From Corynebacterium frankenforstense DSM 45800, the proteins below share one genomic window:
- a CDS encoding carbohydrate kinase family protein produces MITVYGEGLVDLVPSQNNPLSPLVPALGGGPFNVAVVLARQGAKVAFQSRVSEDNYGDALMRRLEEEGVDTSGVQRGPEPTTLAVTTIDREGSASYNFYCEGTADRLVEPEAVDCDIACFGTCSLAWEPGASRYIEVLHRHAAAGRLVALDPNIRPDFATDAHRERLLGLLDDVNLLKLSEEEVEFFGGIDKLRASSVEAVVTTRGGEGLSLDCGELHLDVPAHHTEVSDTIGAGDTIMGSLLAAIERAGLKAGQLGQATESQWHEILTLSAAAAAITCSRTGAQPPTLDEVAAELGR; encoded by the coding sequence ATGATCACCGTCTACGGCGAGGGCCTGGTCGACCTGGTCCCCAGCCAGAACAACCCGCTCTCCCCGCTCGTGCCCGCCCTCGGCGGCGGCCCCTTCAACGTCGCCGTCGTCCTGGCCCGCCAGGGCGCCAAGGTCGCCTTCCAGTCCCGCGTCTCCGAGGACAACTACGGCGACGCGCTCATGCGCCGCCTCGAGGAGGAGGGCGTGGACACCTCCGGCGTCCAGCGCGGCCCCGAGCCGACGACGCTCGCGGTGACCACCATCGACCGGGAGGGCTCGGCCTCCTACAACTTCTACTGCGAGGGCACCGCCGACCGCCTCGTGGAGCCGGAGGCCGTCGACTGCGACATCGCCTGCTTCGGCACCTGCTCGCTGGCCTGGGAACCCGGCGCCTCGCGCTACATCGAGGTGCTGCACCGCCACGCCGCCGCCGGCCGGCTGGTCGCCCTCGACCCGAACATCCGCCCCGACTTCGCCACCGACGCCCACCGCGAGCGCCTGCTGGGACTGCTCGACGACGTCAACCTGCTCAAGCTCTCCGAGGAGGAGGTCGAGTTCTTCGGCGGCATCGACAAGCTGCGCGCCAGCTCCGTCGAGGCGGTCGTGACCACCCGCGGCGGCGAGGGCCTCAGCCTCGACTGCGGCGAGCTCCACCTCGACGTGCCCGCCCACCACACCGAGGTCTCCGACACCATCGGCGCCGGCGACACCATCATGGGCTCGCTGCTCGCCGCCATCGAGCGCGCCGGCCTGAAGGCCGGCCAGCTGGGTCAGGCCACCGAGTCGCAGTGGCACGAGATCCTCACCCTGTCCGCGGCGGCCGCCGCGATCACCTGCTCGCGCACCGGTGCCCAGCCGCCGACCCTCGACGAGGTCGCCGCCGAGCTCGGGCGCTAG
- a CDS encoding ABC transporter permease → MNFSEAVTLAVTSLRTNKMRSALTLLGVVVGIAAVVAILTLGRSLQVQTMDSLDDVGVNDVTLVVEPRDTAEEDSGYVSGPVPPQDLITPEMVDDLRTRFEGRVAGVAVEGQTTTGVEVSRGFSRGKADVHTVNQDVMPLSKMEAVAGRLITAEDVAGRRPVAVVPQQTVDDLFGGDAHAALGQQIQLSRREASTDAVIVGVYENTARGGLLVSDGNGPDPQIYLPLGGDRELAAAGSGGAGAGTGVSAGVAGSGQTGAQESEGFSQIRVRAAEGEDSKALGRDVQTWADGFYRDNTENHAKVIDMQEGLDALNQLFGTMSVALSAIGGISLLVGGIGVMNIMLVTVTERTREIGVRKALGARRRDIRIQFVVEAMIVCLFGGLLGVVIGGVAGMIGAAALGTFVLPPLSGVAVSLLFALAVGLFFGYYPAGKAAKLDPIDALRYE, encoded by the coding sequence GTGAACTTCTCCGAGGCCGTCACCCTCGCGGTGACCAGTCTGCGCACCAACAAGATGCGCTCGGCGCTGACCCTGCTCGGCGTCGTCGTCGGCATCGCCGCCGTCGTCGCCATCCTCACCCTGGGCCGCTCGCTGCAGGTGCAGACCATGGACTCGCTCGACGACGTCGGCGTCAACGACGTCACCCTCGTCGTCGAGCCGCGCGACACCGCGGAGGAGGACTCCGGCTACGTCTCCGGGCCCGTGCCGCCGCAGGACCTGATCACGCCTGAGATGGTCGACGACCTGCGCACCCGCTTCGAGGGGCGCGTCGCCGGCGTGGCCGTGGAGGGACAGACCACCACCGGCGTCGAGGTCTCCCGCGGCTTCAGCCGCGGCAAGGCCGACGTGCACACCGTCAACCAGGACGTCATGCCGCTGAGCAAGATGGAGGCGGTCGCCGGGCGCCTGATCACCGCCGAGGACGTCGCCGGGCGCCGCCCGGTGGCGGTGGTGCCGCAGCAGACCGTCGACGACCTCTTCGGCGGCGACGCCCACGCCGCGCTCGGCCAGCAGATCCAGCTGAGCCGCAGGGAGGCCTCGACGGACGCGGTGATCGTCGGCGTCTACGAGAACACCGCGCGCGGCGGGCTGCTCGTCAGCGACGGCAACGGCCCGGACCCGCAGATCTACCTGCCGCTCGGCGGCGACCGCGAGCTCGCCGCGGCCGGCTCCGGCGGCGCCGGAGCCGGCACGGGTGTCAGTGCGGGCGTCGCGGGCTCCGGTCAGACCGGCGCGCAGGAGAGCGAGGGCTTCTCGCAGATCCGCGTGCGCGCCGCCGAGGGCGAGGACTCCAAGGCCCTGGGCCGCGACGTGCAGACCTGGGCGGACGGGTTCTACCGCGACAACACGGAGAACCACGCGAAGGTCATCGACATGCAGGAGGGCCTCGACGCGCTCAACCAGCTCTTCGGCACGATGTCGGTCGCGCTCTCGGCCATCGGCGGCATCTCGCTGCTCGTCGGCGGCATCGGCGTGATGAACATCATGCTGGTCACCGTCACCGAGCGCACCCGCGAGATCGGCGTGCGCAAGGCGCTCGGTGCGCGGCGGCGCGACATCCGCATCCAGTTCGTCGTCGAGGCGATGATCGTCTGCCTCTTCGGCGGCCTGTTGGGCGTGGTCATCGGCGGTGTCGCGGGCATGATCGGGGCCGCCGCGCTGGGCACCTTCGTGTTGCCGCCGCTCTCCGGCGTGGCCGTCTCGCTGCTCTTCGCGCTCGCCGTCGGGCTCTTCTTCGGCTACTACCCGGCGGGCAAGGCCGCGAAGCTCGACCCGATCGACGCGCTACGCTACGAGTGA
- a CDS encoding threonine/serine ThrE exporter family protein, translating to MGVAADAVLRLGLMFMAAGTGGYRIIRGMKRAGRALGFDRLDAQISVTTITCTFHRGDHFRTVVAGQDSPGVDASRIEALETLTHHLDRRVDAEWLNARLDRIESGVVKRWTLPVLILAAGLACAGFAVLNHFSLADVLVVAVAAGCGQAVRGLLLRRHVRQLGAVAAAAVTACLVFWAVIELLGLAGVVEPAAAAPGFVASVLFVVPGFPLFSAIIDLSRFDFTAGLSRLTYAATVIVAATFSVALVSGVTGMAPPPRPATVDDPRWFLLAAAASFVGIAGFALLFNSSRRMVLIAAVVGMASNVLRLVLVQAGASAYAAAFLGGLAIGLLGAVASKKADIPRITTTVPASVIMIPGPAMFGSVYALTSGNIELGVDAAATAVMTVLAIGAGLVTARMLTDRDWVLGRYIDLEKPLAEFEK from the coding sequence ATGGGGGTGGCCGCCGACGCGGTGTTGCGCCTGGGCCTGATGTTCATGGCCGCGGGCACCGGCGGCTACCGCATCATCCGCGGGATGAAGCGGGCCGGGCGCGCGCTCGGCTTCGACCGCCTGGACGCGCAGATCTCGGTGACCACGATCACCTGCACGTTCCACCGGGGCGACCACTTCCGCACCGTGGTCGCGGGCCAGGACAGCCCCGGGGTGGACGCCTCGCGCATCGAGGCGCTGGAGACCCTGACCCACCACCTGGACCGCCGCGTCGACGCGGAGTGGCTCAACGCCCGCCTCGACCGGATCGAGTCCGGCGTGGTCAAGCGCTGGACGCTGCCGGTGCTGATCCTCGCCGCAGGTCTGGCGTGCGCCGGGTTCGCCGTGCTCAACCACTTCTCGCTTGCCGACGTCCTGGTGGTCGCCGTCGCCGCCGGGTGCGGCCAGGCGGTGCGTGGCCTGCTGCTGCGCCGGCACGTGCGCCAGCTCGGCGCCGTGGCGGCGGCCGCGGTGACGGCCTGCCTGGTCTTCTGGGCGGTCATCGAGCTGCTGGGCCTGGCCGGGGTCGTCGAGCCCGCGGCCGCCGCGCCCGGCTTCGTCGCCTCGGTGCTCTTCGTGGTGCCGGGCTTCCCGCTGTTCTCGGCGATCATCGATCTCTCCCGCTTCGACTTCACCGCCGGTCTGTCGCGCCTGACGTACGCGGCGACGGTGATCGTGGCGGCGACCTTCTCGGTCGCCCTGGTCAGCGGGGTGACGGGGATGGCCCCGCCGCCGCGGCCGGCGACGGTGGACGACCCGCGCTGGTTCCTGCTGGCGGCGGCGGCCTCGTTCGTGGGCATCGCCGGCTTCGCCCTGCTGTTCAACTCCTCGCGGCGGATGGTGCTCATCGCCGCGGTGGTCGGCATGGCCTCCAACGTGCTGCGCCTGGTGCTCGTGCAGGCCGGCGCGAGCGCGTACGCGGCGGCCTTTCTCGGCGGCCTGGCCATCGGGCTGCTGGGCGCGGTGGCCTCGAAGAAGGCGGACATCCCGCGCATCACCACCACGGTGCCGGCCTCGGTGATCATGATCCCGGGCCCGGCGATGTTCGGCTCGGTCTACGCGCTGACCTCGGGCAACATCGAGCTCGGCGTGGACGCGGCGGCCACGGCGGTGATGACCGTGCTGGCCATCGGCGCGGGCCTGGTCACCGCCCGCATGCTCACCGACCGCGACTGGGTTCTCGGCCGCTACATCGACCTGGAGAAGCCGCTGGCCGAATTCGAGAAGTAG